Within Lolium rigidum isolate FL_2022 chromosome 5, APGP_CSIRO_Lrig_0.1, whole genome shotgun sequence, the genomic segment CACTGGACTAGGAGCAGGCTAGCAGCTAAGCTAAGCTAGCTCGAGGCAGGATTGCTCGCCAGATCCACATTAGATCTAGGTGCTGCAGTAGACGATCTTCATCTCGGAGACGCCGTGGCAGTTGCCGCCGGGGACGGAGTGCTCGAAGCACTTGGATCTGTTGCAGCCGGCGGTGGGGCAGTGGCCCTGAAGCTTGCCGTGCGGGGTGCAGGAGACGGGGATGGTGGACTTGGTCGGCCCGGGGGTGAGCTGGTACCAGCCCCCGCCTTCGTGCCCCAGGTGGAATTCCACCATGTCGGCGCCGTACAGCTTCACGCGCCCCGTCCACGCGCACACCGGGAACTCACGGTGGGTGCCGCGGGGGAGGAGGTACCCGTTGCTGAAGAGGAGCTTGCTGTTGGCCAGCGGCTCGATGTTCAGCCGCAGGTCGTGGTCGCACAGGTTCTGCACCGTCACCTTGTGACCGTCGCAGCTGGGGGGGTCGTACTGCACGGCGGCGgacaccgccgtcgccgccagcGCCAGCAGGAGAGCGACTAGGGCCTTGGAGAACGCCATGGTGTTACTGTGTAAGGAAGGAGAGAGGCTGATGCGGGGCTTTGGGTTGAGGTTTAAGGCTCAGGGGTTGTACGGTATTTATAGGCGCAGCTAGGGCAAGGGTTAGGGCTTTGCAAATCCTCTGTGGATCAGTAGCAAGTGGGATAGCAAACTTCAAGATTAACTTAACCCTAGACGCCGCCTCACAGTCACAGACACTAGGTTCTCACAAGATGAATAGCCAGTGATGTCTTGTAGCCTGTAGCCGCCCTAGCTCGTGTAACGTGTGACATGCTACTGTTACCGTAGGGTTGGTGGCCAGCAAAATCGAGTGCTTGGTTTGCATGTGTGGACCAGTGGCGTGCATTCGCGCGCCAGGCAACGGTGATTCAACTCTCTGTTTTTTATTACTAGGCTCTGTTTGCCATTGCCACAGTATTTACGCTACGGGAAAAACagtgctttgccgtgcgccactttgcacggcaaagatccctatatgcacggcaaaggctttgccgtgtgtgcacgcacggcaaagtctGCCCGGCAAAGAGGGCGCCGGCAAAGCCAATGTTGTCGTGCGCATGATCgttatgcacggcaaaggcctttgccgtgcgtcctcgtctttgccgtgcgtgcgccgctttgccgtgcggcagcgcgTTGCCGTGCATtgagggctttgccgtgcgcggtgacgttgccgtgcggcctttcctttgccgtgcgcgcagacgttgccgtgcggctgctctgtgccaaagggtcccaatcttggttctccatgtgtatatgtcctaaacaaatttaa encodes:
- the LOC124655992 gene encoding uncharacterized protein LOC124655992, giving the protein MAFSKALVALLLALAATAVSAAVQYDPPSCDGHKVTVQNLCDHDLRLNIEPLANSKLLFSNGYLLPRGTHREFPVCAWTGRVKLYGADMVEFHLGHEGGGWYQLTPGPTKSTIPVSCTPHGKLQGHCPTAGCNRSKCFEHSVPGGNCHGVSEMKIVYCST